In Arthrobacter sp. QXT-31, one genomic interval encodes:
- a CDS encoding cation:dicarboxylate symporter family transporter encodes MKIPDSSALKASSAPSKKKGLHRSLFFQILIAVVAGVLIGHFWPNLGAQLRPLGDGFIQLIKMIIAPLIFLVIVTGISAVGDVKAVGRVGVKALVYFTVATLFALVFGLVVGNIVQPGAGLNIDPSTLSQEALDAKTGHAAPKDAAAFILDVIPTSVIGAFANNSLLQVLFFSVFFGAAIVVIGRERCQPVISLMETVLELVFKIMSWIMKVAPIGAFGAMAFIIGQYGLDTLGTYAKLIAACYGAAVVFIGLLFLVAWGFARVPLWQFLKYTREEFLLALGTASTEAVMPRIMTKLTNAGCSRATTGLVVPTGYSFNLDGAAIYLSISLLFLAQAFGHNLDLGQQLAALGVLLLTSKGMAGVPGSSFLALSATAAALGIFPVAGVALLLGADRLMDSMRVVVNLLGNCVATFVVSKWEGQFDRSVMARAFRGEITNHDSAVMLGVEEDFQDQELERISKGGQASPKFRGGPTPGEMPEFEMSRPSAAINHE; translated from the coding sequence ATGAAGATCCCAGATTCCTCGGCGCTGAAGGCGAGTTCGGCGCCGTCGAAGAAGAAAGGCCTGCACAGGTCGCTCTTCTTCCAAATTCTGATCGCCGTCGTGGCAGGTGTTCTCATAGGACATTTCTGGCCGAACCTGGGCGCTCAACTGAGGCCGCTTGGTGACGGCTTCATCCAGCTCATCAAGATGATCATCGCGCCGCTGATCTTCCTCGTGATCGTCACGGGAATTTCGGCCGTTGGCGACGTCAAGGCGGTCGGAAGGGTAGGAGTCAAGGCTCTCGTCTACTTCACTGTGGCCACGCTTTTCGCCTTGGTCTTCGGTCTGGTCGTCGGCAACATCGTTCAGCCCGGAGCGGGCCTGAACATCGATCCGAGCACCCTGTCCCAGGAGGCGCTGGACGCCAAGACCGGCCATGCCGCACCGAAGGACGCGGCGGCATTCATCCTGGACGTTATCCCCACGAGCGTCATCGGTGCCTTCGCCAACAACAGCCTGTTGCAGGTCCTCTTTTTCTCCGTGTTCTTCGGCGCCGCGATCGTCGTCATCGGCCGTGAGCGGTGCCAGCCGGTCATCAGCCTCATGGAGACGGTCCTGGAACTCGTTTTCAAGATCATGTCCTGGATCATGAAGGTTGCCCCGATCGGTGCATTCGGTGCGATGGCCTTCATCATCGGCCAGTATGGTCTGGACACACTCGGTACCTACGCCAAGCTGATTGCCGCCTGCTACGGTGCCGCGGTTGTGTTCATCGGGCTCCTGTTCCTCGTGGCCTGGGGATTCGCCCGGGTTCCGCTGTGGCAGTTCCTCAAGTACACCCGCGAGGAATTTTTGCTGGCGCTCGGCACCGCCTCCACGGAAGCCGTGATGCCGCGCATCATGACCAAGCTGACGAACGCCGGATGCTCCCGCGCCACCACCGGCTTGGTGGTGCCCACGGGCTACTCGTTCAACCTGGACGGGGCAGCGATTTATCTGTCCATCTCCCTCCTGTTCCTCGCCCAGGCTTTCGGCCACAACCTGGACCTCGGCCAGCAGCTTGCAGCCCTCGGTGTCCTACTGCTGACCTCGAAGGGCATGGCCGGTGTTCCAGGCTCCTCCTTCCTGGCGCTTTCTGCCACTGCAGCCGCGCTCGGAATCTTCCCGGTGGCGGGAGTGGCCCTGCTGCTCGGCGCCGACCGGCTCATGGACTCGATGCGAGTGGTGGTCAACCTGCTGGGTAACTGTGTGGCTACGTTCGTGGTCTCCAAATGGGAGGGCCAGTTCGACCGCAGCGTTATGGCCCGTGCCTTCCGCGGCGAGATCACCAACCACGACTCCGCCGTCATGCTCGGTGTCGAGGAGGACTTCCAGGACCAGGAGCTGGAGCGGATCAGCAAAGGCGGCCAGGCCTCGCCCAAGTTCCGTGGCGGCCCGACCCCCGGCGAGATGCCGGAGTTCGAGATGAGCAGGCCGTCGGCAGCCATCAACCACGAGTAA
- a CDS encoding YegP family protein, translating to MAGKFVIETAGAGQYRFRLTADDGTVVAVSPSFSNIKAVTAGITAVRESAATGFIVDRRASLP from the coding sequence ATGGCAGGCAAGTTCGTAATCGAGACAGCAGGCGCAGGACAGTACCGGTTCAGGCTGACAGCCGACGACGGAACCGTAGTTGCAGTTTCGCCCAGCTTTTCCAACATCAAGGCAGTCACAGCAGGGATCACGGCGGTCCGGGAGAGCGCAGCCACCGGCTTCATCGTTGACCGGCGCGCGTCCCTGCCGTAA
- the nboR gene encoding nicotine blue oxidoreductase — protein MTASTPPRTTGILLAAGAGTRLGRGPKALLPFRGRTLVEVLADVLLDGGCREVVVVLGAGAGDVRARTDLARHVVVENPAWAGGMGSSFRLGLETARPEDHVLVALVDQPGLTAETVARLLRVHRPGRVTAAAYRDSSGKLRRGHPLLLDATVRAEAAASAGGDAGARHFLQAHPGLVDLVDCTLPPGSGQSGGEDLDTPDQLHLLG, from the coding sequence ATGACAGCCTCTACCCCGCCCCGCACCACCGGCATCCTGCTGGCGGCAGGCGCCGGCACCCGGCTGGGCCGGGGGCCCAAGGCACTGCTCCCGTTCCGCGGCCGCACCCTCGTGGAGGTCCTGGCGGACGTGCTGCTCGACGGCGGCTGCCGCGAAGTTGTGGTGGTGCTCGGCGCGGGCGCCGGGGACGTCCGTGCCCGGACCGACCTGGCCCGTCACGTTGTGGTGGAGAACCCGGCGTGGGCCGGCGGAATGGGCAGCTCGTTCCGGCTGGGACTGGAGACCGCACGCCCGGAAGACCACGTGCTGGTGGCGCTCGTGGACCAGCCGGGGCTGACCGCGGAAACTGTCGCCCGGCTGCTGCGGGTGCACCGGCCGGGCCGGGTCACGGCGGCAGCTTACCGGGATTCGTCCGGGAAACTCCGGCGCGGCCACCCGCTGCTGCTCGATGCAACGGTGCGGGCGGAGGCTGCGGCGTCGGCGGGTGGCGACGCTGGGGCCCGGCATTTCCTGCAGGCCCACCCTGGGCTGGTCGACCTGGTGGACTGCACCCTGCCGCCTGGTTCAGGGCAGTCCGGCGGCGAAGACCTCGACACCCCGGATCAGCTGCACCTGCTCGGTTGA
- a CDS encoding NCS1 family nucleobase:cation symporter-1, producing MQTTPPVSVEPAPAPTAPSGQHVHQAEATDALCHAASTATGRDISPTLYNADLAPTKRQGRRWTGYSIFTLWANDVHSLGNYAFAVGLFSLGLGGWQILTALAIGAVLLFILLNFSGFMGQKTGVPFPVMSRISFGIRGAQFASLIRGAVAVAWFGIQTFLASVVLRVMLVAMVPSLRELDTNSILGLSTLGWISFVVLWIVQLVIVSFGMEMIRKYEAFAGPIILLTMVLLAIWVFIEARGSIQWTGIRGLEGGDMWRTIFAGGALWVAIYGTFVLNFCDFTRSAVSKKSIVRGNFWGIPINMLLFGAIVVILAGGQYKINGTVIETPSDIVEGIPNTLFLVLACLAILILTIAVNLMANFVAPVYALTNLFPKRLNFRSAAWVSGTIGLVILPWNLYNNPLVIVYFLGGLGALLGPLFGVVMADYWLLRRGKVNVPELYTENADGAYFYKKGVNPRAIIALVPASVLAILVAFVPAFEPAAPFAWFFGAGVGALSYYVIADRKQRFQDVDGEAIAVASTH from the coding sequence ATGCAAACGACTCCCCCAGTCAGCGTCGAACCGGCTCCCGCCCCGACAGCGCCGTCGGGCCAGCACGTTCACCAGGCCGAGGCCACCGACGCCCTCTGCCATGCAGCCAGCACAGCCACCGGCCGCGACATCAGCCCTACCCTCTACAACGCCGACCTCGCACCGACCAAGCGGCAAGGGCGCCGCTGGACGGGCTACAGCATCTTCACCCTGTGGGCGAACGATGTGCACAGCCTCGGGAACTACGCGTTCGCCGTCGGGCTCTTTTCCCTGGGCCTGGGAGGCTGGCAAATCCTGACCGCCCTGGCCATCGGCGCCGTCCTGCTGTTCATCCTGCTCAACTTCTCCGGCTTCATGGGGCAGAAAACAGGCGTTCCGTTTCCCGTCATGAGCCGCATCAGCTTCGGCATCCGCGGCGCCCAGTTTGCAAGCCTTATCCGCGGTGCGGTGGCGGTGGCCTGGTTCGGCATACAGACGTTCCTGGCCTCGGTGGTGCTCCGGGTCATGCTGGTGGCCATGGTTCCCTCCCTCCGCGAACTCGACACCAACTCCATCCTCGGTCTGTCCACACTCGGCTGGATCTCCTTCGTGGTGCTGTGGATCGTGCAGCTGGTGATCGTCAGCTTCGGCATGGAGATGATCCGCAAGTACGAGGCATTCGCCGGGCCCATCATCCTGCTGACCATGGTTCTGCTGGCGATCTGGGTCTTCATCGAGGCACGCGGCAGCATCCAGTGGACCGGCATCCGCGGGCTTGAGGGCGGTGACATGTGGCGGACCATCTTCGCCGGCGGCGCCCTCTGGGTGGCCATCTACGGAACGTTCGTCCTGAACTTCTGCGACTTCACCCGCTCCGCCGTGTCCAAGAAGTCGATCGTCCGCGGCAACTTCTGGGGCATCCCCATCAACATGCTCCTCTTCGGCGCCATTGTGGTGATTCTGGCCGGCGGGCAGTACAAGATCAACGGCACCGTCATCGAAACGCCGTCGGACATTGTCGAAGGCATCCCCAACACGCTGTTCCTGGTCCTGGCCTGCCTCGCGATCCTCATCCTCACGATCGCAGTGAACCTCATGGCCAACTTCGTCGCCCCGGTCTATGCCCTCACCAACCTTTTCCCCAAGCGGCTCAACTTCCGCAGCGCGGCCTGGGTGAGCGGCACCATCGGCCTGGTCATCCTGCCGTGGAACCTGTACAACAACCCGCTGGTGATCGTGTACTTCCTGGGCGGCCTCGGCGCCCTGCTCGGCCCGCTGTTCGGCGTCGTCATGGCCGACTACTGGCTGCTCCGCCGCGGAAAGGTCAACGTCCCCGAGCTCTACACCGAAAACGCGGACGGAGCCTACTTCTACAAGAAGGGTGTCAACCCGCGGGCCATCATCGCACTGGTGCCGGCGTCTGTCCTGGCCATCCTCGTCGCGTTCGTCCCCGCCTTTGAGCCCGCGGCGCCGTTCGCCTGGTTCTTCGGTGCCGGCGTCGGAGCACTGAGCTACTACGTGATTGCCGACCGCAAGCAGCGGTTCCAGGACGTCGACGGCGAGGCCATCGCCGTCGCCAGCACCCACTAA
- a CDS encoding asparaginase, with the protein MALNSHATFTVDSAVELAVVERSGFVESRHIGAAVVLAADGHVVTQLGDITTPILARSTLKPLQALAAMQAGVPLRGAQVAVACASHTGSLDHMDVVEGMLKAAGVKEDQLQCPAAWPQDETARNWLTRSERGKSRLAFNCSGKHAAFLWACTENGWDTHSYLEPNHPLQQRIRTVIEEYSGERIAHLGIDGCGAPVAAISLTGLARAYSLLAKAPSDKTSNARAATIATSMLDYPWAVQGRGEANTIVMEELDVIAKIGAEGILVMATPQGVSVALKMLDGNLRATSLVGLTLLAACGAVDIPGVSSVLEKVVEPVLGGGRPVGKIRLGHAVSALLD; encoded by the coding sequence CCACGTTCACTGTGGATTCCGCCGTCGAACTCGCCGTGGTTGAACGGAGCGGATTCGTGGAGTCCCGCCACATCGGGGCGGCCGTGGTCCTCGCCGCGGACGGCCACGTGGTCACCCAGCTGGGCGACATCACCACGCCCATCCTGGCCCGGTCCACGCTCAAGCCCCTGCAGGCGCTGGCGGCGATGCAGGCCGGTGTTCCGTTGCGCGGCGCCCAGGTGGCCGTCGCCTGCGCCAGCCACACGGGGTCGCTCGACCACATGGACGTCGTCGAGGGGATGCTCAAGGCCGCCGGAGTCAAGGAGGACCAGCTGCAGTGCCCCGCGGCGTGGCCGCAGGACGAGACGGCCCGTAACTGGCTGACCCGGTCCGAGCGGGGCAAGTCCCGGCTGGCGTTCAATTGCTCGGGGAAGCATGCGGCGTTCCTGTGGGCCTGCACCGAAAACGGCTGGGACACGCACAGCTACCTGGAACCCAACCATCCGCTGCAGCAGCGGATCCGCACGGTGATCGAAGAGTATTCGGGCGAGCGGATCGCGCACCTGGGCATCGACGGCTGCGGCGCTCCGGTGGCCGCCATTTCGCTGACCGGGCTGGCGCGTGCCTACTCCCTCCTCGCCAAGGCCCCGTCCGACAAGACCTCCAACGCCCGCGCTGCGACCATCGCGACCTCGATGCTGGACTACCCGTGGGCCGTCCAGGGCAGGGGCGAGGCCAACACGATCGTGATGGAGGAGCTTGACGTCATCGCCAAGATCGGCGCCGAGGGCATCCTGGTCATGGCCACCCCGCAGGGCGTGTCCGTGGCCCTGAAGATGCTTGACGGCAATCTGCGGGCCACCTCGCTCGTCGGCCTGACCCTGCTTGCGGCCTGCGGAGCGGTCGACATTCCCGGCGTCTCCAGCGTGCTCGAAAAGGTGGTGGAGCCGGTCCTGGGCGGCGGCCGCCCCGTGGGCAAGATCCGCCTGGGCCACGCCGTCTCGGCACTGCTGGACTAG
- a CDS encoding SDR family oxidoreductase produces the protein MTVPSTPARVAVVTGAGSGIGRAVARQMLADGYRVALAGRREPQLVETADGHPEALAVPCDVTVPDDVERLFAAVLRRWGRVDVLFNNAGVFGPAASVDEISLADWEATVAVNLTGSVLCAGAAVRAMKAQSPQGGRIINNGSISAHSPRPRTVAYAVTKHAMTGLTKSIELDGREFGITCGQIDIGNTATEIMDTIGVGSGALQADGSRKVEPMFPVEDAARAVLMMAGMPPSASVGSVVITAAGMPFVGRG, from the coding sequence ATGACCGTTCCATCCACTCCGGCGCGGGTCGCCGTCGTCACCGGCGCCGGTTCCGGCATCGGGCGCGCGGTTGCCCGGCAAATGCTGGCGGACGGTTACCGGGTGGCCCTGGCGGGCCGGCGCGAGCCGCAGCTGGTGGAGACGGCGGACGGGCACCCGGAGGCGCTGGCGGTGCCGTGCGACGTCACAGTGCCCGACGACGTCGAGCGCCTTTTCGCTGCAGTCCTCCGGCGCTGGGGCCGGGTGGACGTCCTGTTCAACAACGCCGGCGTCTTTGGCCCGGCGGCATCGGTGGACGAGATCAGCCTTGCCGACTGGGAAGCCACCGTGGCCGTGAACCTGACCGGTTCGGTGCTGTGCGCCGGGGCCGCTGTCCGGGCGATGAAGGCGCAGTCGCCGCAGGGCGGCCGGATCATCAACAACGGGTCCATCTCCGCGCACTCACCCCGGCCGCGGACCGTTGCCTACGCCGTCACCAAGCACGCCATGACCGGCCTGACCAAGAGCATCGAGCTGGACGGCCGCGAGTTTGGCATCACCTGCGGGCAGATCGACATCGGCAACACCGCCACGGAAATCATGGACACCATCGGCGTTGGCTCCGGCGCGCTCCAGGCCGACGGCAGCCGCAAGGTGGAGCCGATGTTCCCGGTGGAGGACGCGGCCCGGGCGGTGCTGATGATGGCGGGGATGCCGCCGTCGGCCAGCGTGGGCTCGGTGGTCATCACAGCCGCCGGAATGCCCTTCGTCGGCCGCGGCTGA
- a CDS encoding sterol carrier family protein produces MAIARRRIDPADGQAALNEWAAGAVPPSDAALAAPSAASGPAAPPAVPRSVIATAVRYSLEEVTARAPGNSVEVRVPPFGVTQCVEGPRHTRGTPPNVIECDAATWLAMVTGRLSWADAVGAGRVAASGLRADLSALLPL; encoded by the coding sequence GTGGCTATTGCGCGCCGCAGAATTGACCCGGCGGACGGCCAGGCGGCCCTGAACGAGTGGGCGGCAGGCGCCGTCCCGCCGTCGGACGCTGCCCTTGCCGCACCGTCCGCTGCGTCCGGGCCGGCGGCCCCACCCGCGGTTCCCCGCTCGGTGATTGCGACGGCGGTCCGGTACTCGCTCGAGGAGGTCACCGCCCGGGCGCCCGGGAATTCGGTGGAGGTGCGGGTGCCGCCGTTCGGCGTCACCCAGTGCGTGGAGGGCCCGCGCCACACACGCGGCACTCCCCCGAATGTCATCGAGTGCGACGCCGCCACCTGGCTTGCGATGGTGACCGGCCGGCTGAGCTGGGCGGATGCCGTGGGCGCCGGCCGCGTGGCGGCCTCGGGCCTGCGCGCGGACCTGTCGGCGCTGCTCCCCCTCTAG
- a CDS encoding endonuclease domain-containing protein has protein sequence MSPLPEDISGRPFAVTEAAAADIPAGRLFARDMHRPSRGIRVPKSCSPDLPALVRSHTALDSDSFAALLTAAEVHGVPLPPWAEFRPDDGGPVTAVVEPVPWGKKSGPHFREPGRFLHLSRDSGGPLPRRRGIAGHRLKIRDGDLVEIDGLRLTSVARTWVDLGSVLPLDDLVVAGDAIVSEHARLFGLPRIAMVPLAELRAFVDRANGIHGVRKARLALDLLRVGVDSPPESKLRLLLDDAGLPAFTPNCRVDDVLNRPVWTDLGCPRYRTCLEYDGVHHLTPEQQALDAYRDQRVTDAGWRQVKINSVDMNRGPDWVVSRVRQALRKQGWQL, from the coding sequence TTGTCACCGCTCCCAGAGGACATCAGTGGCCGGCCGTTCGCCGTCACCGAAGCGGCCGCCGCTGATATCCCCGCCGGCAGGCTCTTCGCCCGAGACATGCACCGTCCCAGCCGGGGCATCCGTGTACCCAAGTCCTGCAGCCCGGACCTGCCGGCGCTTGTCCGGTCGCACACTGCACTCGATTCGGACAGCTTCGCTGCGCTGCTTACGGCTGCGGAAGTGCACGGCGTTCCGTTGCCACCGTGGGCGGAGTTCCGGCCCGACGACGGCGGGCCGGTGACCGCCGTCGTCGAACCGGTGCCGTGGGGCAAGAAGAGCGGGCCCCATTTCCGGGAGCCGGGGCGGTTCCTGCACCTTTCCCGGGACAGCGGTGGGCCGCTCCCGCGGCGGCGTGGGATCGCCGGGCACCGGCTCAAGATCCGCGATGGTGATCTTGTTGAGATTGACGGACTCCGGCTGACTTCGGTCGCCCGGACCTGGGTGGACCTCGGTTCCGTCCTGCCCCTCGACGATCTTGTGGTGGCCGGCGATGCGATCGTCAGTGAGCATGCGAGACTCTTCGGTTTGCCGAGGATTGCCATGGTGCCGCTCGCCGAACTGCGCGCGTTTGTGGACAGGGCCAATGGCATCCATGGCGTGCGGAAGGCGCGGCTTGCGCTTGACCTGCTGCGCGTCGGCGTCGACTCTCCGCCCGAAAGCAAGCTCCGCCTGCTGCTGGACGACGCCGGTCTTCCGGCGTTCACACCGAACTGCCGTGTGGATGACGTCCTGAACAGGCCGGTCTGGACGGACTTGGGCTGCCCCCGGTACCGGACGTGTCTCGAGTACGACGGCGTCCATCACCTGACGCCCGAACAGCAGGCACTGGATGCCTACCGGGACCAGCGCGTGACCGACGCGGGCTGGCGGCAGGTAAAAATCAACAGCGTCGACATGAACCGCGGCCCCGACTGGGTGGTCTCGAGGGTGCGGCAAGCGCTGCGGAAACAGGGCTGGCAGCTGTAG
- a CDS encoding aspartate/glutamate racemase family protein: MRILVANVNTTQSMTDSIAAQARSIAAPGTEIVGITPRFGADSCEGNFESYLAAIAVMDRVVNYPEPFDAVIQAGYGEHGREGLQELLDVPVVDITEAAASTAMFLGHKYSVVTTLDRAVPLIEDRLKLAGLDARCASVRASGMAVLELEEEPERAVEAIISQALLAVREDKAEVIVLGCGGMAGLDEQIRQRAGVPVVDGVAAAVTIAESLVRMQLSTSKVRTYAAPRPKTVIGWPLAANSVTATA; the protein is encoded by the coding sequence ATGCGCATACTCGTCGCGAACGTCAACACCACCCAGTCCATGACCGACTCCATCGCCGCCCAGGCCCGCAGCATCGCGGCGCCCGGAACCGAGATCGTCGGGATCACGCCCCGCTTCGGCGCCGACTCCTGCGAAGGCAACTTTGAGAGCTACCTGGCCGCGATCGCCGTGATGGACCGGGTGGTCAACTACCCCGAACCGTTCGACGCCGTCATCCAGGCAGGCTACGGCGAGCACGGCCGGGAGGGGCTGCAGGAGCTGCTGGACGTGCCCGTCGTCGACATCACCGAGGCGGCGGCCAGCACGGCCATGTTCCTGGGGCACAAATATTCAGTGGTCACCACCCTGGACCGTGCCGTGCCGCTGATCGAGGACCGGCTCAAGCTGGCAGGGCTCGACGCCCGCTGTGCTTCCGTGCGGGCCAGTGGCATGGCCGTGCTGGAGCTGGAGGAGGAGCCGGAGCGGGCAGTCGAGGCGATCATCAGCCAGGCCCTGCTGGCCGTCCGGGAGGACAAGGCCGAGGTGATCGTCCTGGGCTGCGGCGGCATGGCCGGACTGGATGAACAGATCCGGCAGCGCGCCGGAGTGCCCGTGGTGGACGGCGTCGCGGCTGCCGTCACCATCGCCGAGTCCCTGGTCCGGATGCAGCTTTCCACGTCCAAGGTGCGGACGTACGCCGCCCCGCGGCCCAAGACCGTCATAGGCTGGCCGCTGGCGGCAAACAGCGTCACAGCCACCGCGTAG